A window of Lagenorhynchus albirostris chromosome 11, mLagAlb1.1, whole genome shotgun sequence contains these coding sequences:
- the RAD52 gene encoding DNA repair protein RAD52 homolog isoform X7, translating into MSGTEEAILSGRDSHPAGGNSVLCFGQYQYTAEEYQAIQNALRQRLGPEYISSRVAGGGQKVCYIEGHRVINLANEMFGYNGWAHSITQQNVDFVDLNNGKFYVGVCAFVRVQLKVRVMEGTCCLQAQGRWESEQDGSYHEDVGYGVSEGLKSKALSLEKARKEAVTDGLKRALRSFGNALGNCILDKDYLRSLNKLPHQLPLEVDLTKAKRQDFEPCVEQARYSSCRRNPTLGPPRPQEVTSPCRPSHHVVMQGMRTAAPGAGCVPSPPLLLPRSPTSAATESDATYQRKLRQRQLQQRFREQMEKQQQEPPSGPPAEKQGPALPPVPPAGTAASEPLTQTDVLPESADSTYAAPLLSGPARGFGVLSWVGEREIPNAIV; encoded by the exons ATGTCTGGGACTGAAGAAGCAATTCTTAGCGGCCGTGACAGCCATCCTGCTGGTGGCAACTCTGTATTATGCTTTGGTCAG TACCAATACACAGCAGAAGAGTACCAGGCCATCCAGAATGCCCTGAGGCAGAGGCTGGGCCCAGAATACATAAGTAGCCGCGTGGCTGGAGGCGGCCAGAAG gtgtGTTACATCGAGGGTCACAGGGTAATTaatctggccaatgagatgtttGGCTACAATGGCTGGGCACACTCTATCACACAGCAGAACGTGG ATTTTGTTGACCTTAACAATGGCAAGTTCTACGTGGGCGTCTGTGCGTTTGTGAGAGTCCAGCTGAAGGTGAGGGTGATGGAGGGGACATGCTGCCTGCAGGCACAGGGCAGGTGGGAGAGTGAGCAG GATGGTTCGTATCATGAGGACGTGGGCTATGGTGTTAGCGAGGGCCTCAAGTCCAAAGCCTTGTCTTTGGAGAAGGCGAGGAAGGAGGCAGTGACCGATGGGCTGAAGCGAGCACTGAG AAGTTTCGGGAATGCACTTGGGAATTGTATTCTGGACAAAGACTACCTGAGGTCGCTAAACAAGCTCCCACACCAG CTGCCTCTTGAAGTGGATTTAACTAAAGCAAAGAGACAAGACTTTGAACCATGTGTGGAACAAGCCAGATACAGCAGCTGCCGACGGAACCCGACTCTGGGACCCCCCAGACCACAGGAGGTGACGTCTCCTTGCAGACCAAGCCACCACGTTGTGATGCAGGGGATGAGGACAGCGGCTCCGGGTGCGGGCTGTGTGCCCTCCCCGCCCCTGCTCCTTCCCAG AAGCCCGACCTCCGCTGCCACAGAGAGCGATGCCACGTACCAGCGGAAGCTCCGGCAAAGACAGCTGCAGCAGCGGTTCCGGGAGCAGATGGAGAAACAGCAGCAGGAACCCCCGTCTGGCCCACCTGCCGAGAAGCAGGGTCCTG CGCTGCCACCGGTGCCACCTGCCGGAACTGCTGCTTCAGAGCCGCTCACCCAGACAGACGTGCTTCCAG AAAGTGCTGATAGCACATATGCAGCTCCTCTACTGTCCGGACCTGCGAGAGGCTTTGGTGTACTTTCATGGGTCGGGGAAAGAGAAATTCCAAACGCCATCGTATAG
- the RAD52 gene encoding DNA repair protein RAD52 homolog isoform X8 — protein sequence MSGTEEAILSGRDSHPAGGNSVLCFGQYQYTAEEYQAIQNALRQRLGPEYISSRVAGGGQKVCYIEGHRVINLANEMFGYNGWAHSITQQNVDFVDLNNGKFYVGVCAFVRVQLKVRVMEGTCCLQAQGRWESEQDGSYHEDVGYGVSEGLKSKALSLEKARKEAVTDGLKRALRSFGNALGNCILDKDYLRSLNKLPHQLPLEVDLTKAKRQDFEPCVEQARYSSCRRNPTLGPPRPQEVTSPCRPSHHVVMQGMRTAAPGAGCVPSPPLLLPRSPTSAATESDATYQRKLRQRQLQQRFREQMEKQQQEPPSGPPAEKQGPAALPPVPPAGTAASEPLTQTDVLPGQEG from the exons ATGTCTGGGACTGAAGAAGCAATTCTTAGCGGCCGTGACAGCCATCCTGCTGGTGGCAACTCTGTATTATGCTTTGGTCAG TACCAATACACAGCAGAAGAGTACCAGGCCATCCAGAATGCCCTGAGGCAGAGGCTGGGCCCAGAATACATAAGTAGCCGCGTGGCTGGAGGCGGCCAGAAG gtgtGTTACATCGAGGGTCACAGGGTAATTaatctggccaatgagatgtttGGCTACAATGGCTGGGCACACTCTATCACACAGCAGAACGTGG ATTTTGTTGACCTTAACAATGGCAAGTTCTACGTGGGCGTCTGTGCGTTTGTGAGAGTCCAGCTGAAGGTGAGGGTGATGGAGGGGACATGCTGCCTGCAGGCACAGGGCAGGTGGGAGAGTGAGCAG GATGGTTCGTATCATGAGGACGTGGGCTATGGTGTTAGCGAGGGCCTCAAGTCCAAAGCCTTGTCTTTGGAGAAGGCGAGGAAGGAGGCAGTGACCGATGGGCTGAAGCGAGCACTGAG AAGTTTCGGGAATGCACTTGGGAATTGTATTCTGGACAAAGACTACCTGAGGTCGCTAAACAAGCTCCCACACCAG CTGCCTCTTGAAGTGGATTTAACTAAAGCAAAGAGACAAGACTTTGAACCATGTGTGGAACAAGCCAGATACAGCAGCTGCCGACGGAACCCGACTCTGGGACCCCCCAGACCACAGGAGGTGACGTCTCCTTGCAGACCAAGCCACCACGTTGTGATGCAGGGGATGAGGACAGCGGCTCCGGGTGCGGGCTGTGTGCCCTCCCCGCCCCTGCTCCTTCCCAG AAGCCCGACCTCCGCTGCCACAGAGAGCGATGCCACGTACCAGCGGAAGCTCCGGCAAAGACAGCTGCAGCAGCGGTTCCGGGAGCAGATGGAGAAACAGCAGCAGGAACCCCCGTCTGGCCCACCTGCCGAGAAGCAGGGTCCTG CAGCGCTGCCACCGGTGCCACCTGCCGGAACTGCTGCTTCAGAGCCGCTCACCCAGACAGACGTGCTTCCAGGTCAGGAGGGCTAA